Genomic window (Streptomyces sp. LX-29):
GCGCGCCGCGGACGAGCTCATCGGCGCCGCCTGAGGCCGGGCTCGCCCGCCTGAGACCGGGTCCGCCGCCGCCAACCCCCGCATCGGGCGGCGGCGGGCCCTTCCCCCGGCCCGCGATCCCGGCCGGACCCCACGATCCCCGTCCCCGACGGTCCGGCCCTCCCCCTCGGACCGTCAGACCCCGGCTCCCGTATCCCCGGGCCGGCCATCCGGCCCGGGAGCCGGGGTCACTTCTTCTTCGGAGTCCTCGAACTCCTGGGACTCTTCGGCGCGCCCATGCCCTGGCGCGCCGCGCCGGCCGGCCAGACGACCTCGACCGGAATGCCCCGGGCCCGGGCGTAGGCCACCAGGTGCGCGGTCGCGTCCCGGCCGTCGGACGGGGAGCCGTCCCAGACGGCGAGCACCGTGCGGCAGGAACCGACCAGCCGTTCGTCCGCGCCGATGCAGGCGTACCGGTCGGCCGGGTCGAAGGGGAGCAGCCGCACATGCTCGGCCAGCACCAGCAGCTCCCCGGCCGCCGGCCGGTCACGCGCCGGCAGCACGGCCGGCACCGCGCCCTGGGCGGGCAGCCACACGGTGAGCTTCCGGCCGGCCGCGCGCACCGCCCGGCCGAAGGCCAGCGGCAGCCCGGCACCCGCCCGCACCAGCCCCACCGCTCCCTCGGCCAGCCGCTCCAGTCGCTCCAACCGGGCCCGCAGCTCGGCCTCCACCAGCTCCAGCGTCCCCGCTGTCAGATCCGCATGCCCCACGGCCGCGATCACCGCACCGCTCCCCTCATCACCACGTTCCACCCGTTCACCAGGTCCGCGTCGCAGTGAACACAGCGATGATCCCCCGTCGGTAGGGGCCGAACGGCCCTGACGGTGCCCGGTCGGCCGGCTACCCCGGCCGACCGGCTCCTTCGCGCCTGCTCAGCTCAGACCTCGAAGTCCCGATCGAAGGTCTCCCGGGCCTTCTGCTCCTCCGCCTGGGCCCGCAGCCGGGCCTTCCGCTCCTCCTCGACCGCGCGCTCCCGCGCTTGCCCGGCTCGCTGCGCCTTCTCCTGCACATCCCGCGGCGTGGCCTTCACCCGCCCGGACGTGCCCTTGGGCTGGTCTCCGATTCCCATAGCTGCTCACTCCTCGGGGCGATCGGAATACAGGAGTCGATACCAGGGTGACACGCTTCGGTGACCGGCGCATTCAACTCCCTACTCGCGAGTTTTCTCGGGGGTTTCTCGGTACACGTCAACGGCACGCGACAGCGAAACGACGGAGTCGACGGGGTGGCCGGCGGGCGCGTGGCCCCCTGTCCGCCCCCCGCGGACCCGGGGCGCCGGCGTTCGACGCGCGGCACCCCGCCGCCCAGCCGGTGCGCTCAGCCACAGTCCGCGAACTCGCCCACCCGGACCGGCGTCCCGTCCGCGGTCCTGCCGATGACGGTGATGTCGCAGCGGCCGCCCGAGCCGGCGCCCGCAGGCCGCCGGCGCAGCACCCGCACGGTCTTCCCGGCGGGCAGCCTGGGGACCGAGAACTCGTCGGGGTCCCGGACGACGCCCCCGTCCCGCTCGGCGGCGGTCACCTCCAGGTCGTACATGTCCCCGGGGCCGTGGTTGGTGATCTGCACGACGCCGCTTCTCCCCGGGCCGTGGTCGACATAGCGCGCCTCCAGCCGCGGGGAGTCCGCGACCTCCTCCCCGGCGCCGGGAACGGGATCGGCCAACGACGGTACGGGGGGAGTCAGATCGCCGGCGTCGTGCCAGTCGGTACCGCTCAGCCGGACCGCACAGCCGGCCGTCTGGAGTCGGATCGCCAGCTCCTGCCGCCGCTTGACGGAGTCGTCGAGCCGGACCACGTGTCGGCCCTGGATGTCGCTGAAGCCCCTGACCTCGCCCAGCTCCACGATCACCGTGCGCTCCTCGTCCCGGCCCATGGCCATGCCCGCCTCGAACAGGACGTTCGGCCGCGGCTGCAACCGCGGGACAC
Coding sequences:
- a CDS encoding nucleotide-binding protein, with translation MAGQTVAGGVDPRKVFVIHGRNEPARKGLFEFLRTLGLDPIEWSEAIRLTGKGSPYLGEVLDAVFAHAQAVVILQTPDDVARLHESLTLPGDPECVPRLQPRPNVLFEAGMAMGRDEERTVIVELGEVRGFSDIQGRHVVRLDDSVKRRQELAIRLQTAGCAVRLSGTDWHDAGDLTPPVPSLADPVPGAGEEVADSPRLEARYVDHGPGRSGVVQITNHGPGDMYDLEVTAAERDGGVVRDPDEFSVPRLPAGKTVRVLRRRPAGAGSGGRCDITVIGRTADGTPVRVGEFADCG